One Methylocaldum marinum DNA window includes the following coding sequences:
- the tssK gene encoding type VI secretion system baseplate subunit TssK: MSEYSRVVWSEGMFLRPQHFQQHDRYLESLVDGRCRGLRPFDWGFYTLKLDPRQLSVGKLALAEARGIFPDGTPFNLPDDDELPLPLDAPEDIKDNVVYLSLPVRRPDSAAIDSEAFEDSLARFRLAEREVRDHNSGADGRFPVQIGKMCTCLMLERQERSGYVCLGVARIVEVRADKTIVLDDRYIAPGLNCFGTGLLGGFLRELQGLLHTRGEALAGRVADAGKGGVAEIADFMLLQIINRYEPFLVHLANTAALHPEDFYGLAVQMAGELATFYRPSKRPIGFPVYQHDDLQKCFTPVMEELRQLLSMVLEQNAIQIPLSKPKFGIYGAKRPDLKLLENAVFVLAANAQVKPEFLRNHFPPQVKIGPVEDIQQLVRAALPGISVHPLPVAPRQIPYHAGFSYFELDKQSELWRKMSASGGFAIHIGGNFPGLELELWAIKKS, translated from the coding sequence ATGTCCGAATACAGCAGGGTGGTGTGGTCGGAGGGAATGTTTCTCCGTCCCCAGCATTTCCAACAGCACGATCGCTATCTGGAATCGCTGGTCGACGGACGGTGCCGCGGTTTGCGGCCGTTCGACTGGGGGTTTTACACGCTAAAGCTCGATCCGCGCCAATTGTCGGTCGGCAAGCTGGCGCTGGCGGAGGCGCGCGGTATCTTTCCCGACGGCACACCGTTCAACTTGCCCGACGACGACGAACTGCCCTTGCCCCTGGATGCGCCCGAAGACATCAAGGACAACGTTGTATACCTCTCGCTTCCGGTACGGCGGCCGGATTCGGCCGCAATCGACAGCGAGGCGTTCGAGGACAGTCTGGCCCGGTTCAGGCTCGCCGAGCGTGAAGTGCGAGACCACAACAGCGGTGCCGACGGACGTTTTCCGGTACAGATCGGCAAAATGTGCACGTGCCTGATGCTGGAGCGGCAGGAACGATCCGGCTATGTCTGCCTGGGCGTTGCCCGTATCGTCGAAGTACGCGCCGACAAAACGATCGTCCTCGACGACAGGTACATTGCTCCCGGACTCAACTGTTTCGGAACCGGCCTCCTCGGCGGGTTCCTGCGGGAACTGCAAGGCTTGCTGCATACCCGCGGCGAAGCACTCGCCGGCCGGGTGGCCGATGCCGGCAAGGGCGGGGTGGCGGAAATCGCGGATTTCATGCTGCTCCAGATCATCAACCGTTACGAACCGTTCCTGGTGCACCTGGCCAATACCGCAGCACTGCATCCTGAGGACTTTTACGGCTTGGCCGTACAAATGGCCGGTGAGTTGGCGACGTTCTATCGCCCCTCGAAAAGGCCAATCGGGTTTCCGGTATATCAGCACGACGACTTGCAAAAATGCTTTACCCCGGTGATGGAAGAGCTGCGGCAGCTTCTCAGTATGGTATTGGAGCAAAACGCCATCCAGATTCCGCTCAGCAAGCCGAAATTCGGGATCTACGGCGCGAAAAGGCCGGACCTCAAGCTGTTGGAAAACGCCGTTTTCGTTCTCGCCGCCAATGCCCAGGTCAAGCCTGAGTTTCTGCGCAATCATTTTCCGCCCCAGGTCAAGATCGGCCCGGTGGAAGACATCCAGCAGCTGGTGCGGGCGGCGCTTCCCGGCATTTCCGTACACCCCCTGCCGGTGGCTCCGCGCCAAATTCCCTATCATGCCGGTTTCTCCTATTTCGAACTCGACAAGCAAAGCGAATTGTGGAGGAAGATGTCGGCGTCCGGCGGCTTCGCGATCCATATCGGCGGCAATTTTCCGGGACTCGAGCTGGAATTGTGGGCCATCAAGAAATCCTGA